The following coding sequences lie in one bacterium genomic window:
- a CDS encoding recombinase zinc beta ribbon domain-containing protein — protein RTHADKRLAHSKMIEILKNPFYYGEMRWRGLVNIGKHKPLIDKDLWERVQLVMAEHNRYACRRQKFNFILRGLTFCANCGQRYTAEHHPKKNKSYYHCNRSGDQIKCQDKYVEVWDIEQQVANLFKYIEFTPNFTDRLVTKIEKIYSSRKEVINKDKRALNTQKMMFEKKRDTAEEKLFAGLITDDDFTRIKIKIKEQLELLQDELYVQDKKLNMRIDELQDMLLFVRNAYEAYTKSPDEMKRLFLGLYWERFEVADKKIQTVIPSPIIRGLMQAEDLVFTKKYKEITGPRIITDLAVEFTPFIAGKSKSKIAPKTQKSRQIAEIPAMISNQPNSVILDTVWGAYRESNPN, from the coding sequence CCGGACACACGCCGACAAACGACTCGCCCACAGCAAGATGATTGAGATATTAAAAAATCCTTTTTACTACGGCGAAATGCGTTGGCGAGGATTAGTTAACATCGGAAAACACAAACCGCTGATAGATAAAGATTTATGGGAACGAGTCCAACTGGTTATGGCCGAACACAATAGATATGCTTGCCGACGGCAAAAATTCAACTTCATTCTGCGAGGCCTGACCTTTTGTGCCAACTGCGGACAAAGATACACCGCCGAACATCACCCTAAGAAAAATAAATCTTATTATCACTGCAACCGGTCCGGCGATCAGATTAAATGCCAAGATAAGTATGTGGAAGTTTGGGATATAGAACAGCAAGTTGCTAACCTGTTCAAATACATAGAATTTACTCCCAATTTTACCGACAGGCTGGTGACCAAGATTGAAAAGATTTACAGCAGTCGCAAAGAAGTGATCAACAAAGATAAGCGAGCTCTGAATACTCAAAAAATGATGTTTGAAAAGAAACGGGATACAGCCGAGGAAAAACTATTTGCCGGACTTATTACCGATGACGACTTCACCAGAATAAAAATAAAAATCAAAGAACAGCTTGAGCTGTTGCAAGACGAACTGTACGTCCAAGATAAAAAACTCAATATGAGAATCGATGAACTGCAAGACATGCTCTTATTCGTCCGCAACGCTTACGAAGCCTATACTAAATCGCCGGATGAAATGAAACGATTGTTCCTCGGCCTTTACTGGGAGAGGTTTGAGGTGGCTGACAAAAAAATCCAAACCGTAATACCGTCACCGATCATCAGAGGTCTGATGCAAGCCGAGGATTTGGTCTTTACCAAGAAATACAAAGAAATTACCGGTCCGAGAATAATAACCGACTTGGCCGTAGAATTTACTCCATTCATAGCTGGCAAATCAAAATCCAAGATTGCCCCTAAAACGCAAAAATCCCGACAAATTGCCGAGATTCCTGCAATGATATCCAATCAACCGAACTCGGTTATATTAGATACCGTTTGGGGTGCTTATCGGGAATCGAACCCGAATTAA
- a CDS encoding cob(I)yrinic acid a,c-diamide adenosyltransferase, which translates to MLYTRKGDKGDTGTFGCNQRMSKSSAVAEALGTLDECNSFLGVCKMNVKTKEMTVGDRGYETILDWVQQNLFIVQAEVAGAPKTIEEKKVKEVEEIIASIEKELPPIKTFFVSGGTLLAAQLDFARTLARRAERRVVGVSEEGRVTVGEHTKSFLNRLSSLLYAMARLSNHKSGITEEPPTYK; encoded by the coding sequence ATGCTCTACACGCGCAAGGGAGATAAAGGAGACACGGGAACATTTGGCTGTAATCAGCGTATGTCAAAAAGTTCTGCGGTCGCGGAAGCGCTCGGAACGCTTGATGAGTGTAATTCGTTTCTCGGGGTGTGCAAGATGAATGTTAAAACAAAAGAGATGACGGTCGGAGACAGGGGATATGAAACGATACTTGATTGGGTTCAGCAAAATCTTTTTATTGTGCAGGCGGAAGTTGCGGGTGCGCCAAAAACGATTGAAGAGAAAAAAGTGAAAGAGGTTGAGGAAATCATCGCATCCATTGAAAAAGAATTACCGCCGATCAAAACTTTTTTTGTTTCGGGCGGAACCCTCTTGGCGGCCCAACTTGATTTTGCGCGGACGTTGGCACGTCGCGCGGAGAGGAGAGTGGTCGGTGTTTCAGAAGAAGGAAGGGTAACTGTGGGAGAGCACACCAAATCATTTCTCAATCGCCTCTCAAGTCTTTTGTACGCGATGGCTCGACTTTCTAACCACAAATCTGGTATAACAGAGGAACCGCCGACATATAAATAG
- a CDS encoding cation transporter, translated as MSAFFHRLTREHAPSCRAPEESCHCTPQERSKQEERPYWVTSFLAIIAGVIGAAVGYNFSMAALSDSLHAFSDGFADMWGVRVVRKIGKDPAREHELRRKGTRVIAFILVVAALLVLHEGWDRFNGDGYTVSPIWILLVGLATSVIDLVRVWILSLAQSHKPNEMRGALIEHAVMDLRRSELLVVMGFLMSVAQLVVPMVAVLFLVEIVQVDVWLRGIDLLISMGLTVYMFKIAHMLWLGKHSHVHREMRFEKWLIQNMLGIRIHLHHHH; from the coding sequence ATGTCCGCGTTTTTCCATAGATTAACGCGCGAACATGCACCATCATGTCGCGCGCCAGAAGAAAGTTGCCATTGCACCCCACAAGAGCGCAGTAAACAAGAGGAGCGTCCATATTGGGTAACAAGTTTCTTGGCTATTATTGCAGGAGTTATTGGTGCGGCAGTAGGATACAATTTCAGTATGGCCGCCCTAAGCGATTCCCTTCACGCATTTTCAGATGGATTTGCAGACATGTGGGGAGTACGCGTTGTTCGCAAGATAGGAAAAGATCCTGCTCGAGAGCATGAACTTCGGCGCAAGGGAACTCGTGTTATCGCTTTTATACTTGTTGTTGCCGCACTACTTGTCTTACATGAAGGATGGGATCGATTTAATGGGGATGGTTATACTGTTTCCCCTATTTGGATTCTCCTTGTGGGACTTGCTACTAGTGTGATTGATCTTGTGAGGGTCTGGATTTTGTCTCTCGCACAATCACATAAACCCAATGAGATGCGTGGTGCACTCATTGAGCATGCGGTGATGGACCTACGGCGCAGTGAGTTGCTTGTTGTAATGGGATTTCTCATGTCTGTTGCGCAACTTGTCGTACCAATGGTTGCAGTACTGTTTCTGGTGGAGATTGTGCAAGTGGATGTCTGGCTCCGTGGAATTGATTTACTTATTTCCATGGGACTTACTGTCTATATGTTCAAAATCGCTCACATGTTGTGGTTGGGTAAACATTCCCATGTACATCGTGAAATGCGCTTTGAAAAATGGCTCATTCAAAATATGTTGGGCATCAGGATACATCTTCATCACCATCACTGA
- a CDS encoding DUF4105 domain-containing protein — protein sequence MKKLFKWLLYLFLIFIASVALSLFVVHIAITPSNDREWAIDQSILPYADISDTLITIHNVRNFTYTSTQDYVPGYYDKTFDLNKIKNVYYVVEPFSGIPGSAHTFLSFEFEDDQFVAISIEIRKEKGESFHPVKGLFNQYELMYVIADERDVIKLRTNYRKDLVYVYPAKTTKEKMRKLFLDMVLRANYLKDNPEFYNTVTNTCTTGIVRHVNTITPNRIPFLNWRILFPESSDKLAYKLGLIDTDLSFEEARGRYFINDRAQKYADDESFSIKIRQAD from the coding sequence GTGAAAAAATTATTTAAGTGGCTCCTGTATCTTTTTCTTATTTTTATAGCGAGTGTTGCACTTTCACTGTTTGTTGTACATATCGCCATTACACCATCAAATGATCGGGAATGGGCTATTGATCAGTCGATACTTCCCTATGCTGACATCAGTGATACTTTAATAACAATACATAACGTTCGAAATTTTACCTACACATCTACTCAAGATTATGTTCCGGGATATTACGATAAAACATTTGACTTAAATAAAATTAAAAATGTATATTATGTCGTCGAACCATTTTCTGGAATTCCCGGATCAGCTCATACGTTCTTAAGTTTTGAATTTGAAGACGATCAGTTTGTTGCAATTTCAATAGAAATACGAAAAGAAAAAGGTGAGTCCTTTCACCCCGTCAAAGGACTTTTCAATCAATACGAACTCATGTACGTGATTGCTGATGAGCGTGATGTTATCAAACTGCGCACTAATTATCGAAAAGATTTAGTGTATGTATACCCGGCAAAAACTACAAAGGAAAAAATGCGGAAATTATTCTTGGATATGGTTCTGCGTGCAAATTATCTCAAAGATAATCCGGAATTTTATAACACAGTCACCAATACCTGTACCACGGGCATCGTACGGCACGTAAACACCATTACTCCGAATAGAATTCCCTTTTTAAACTGGCGCATCTTGTTCCCCGAGAGTTCGGATAAACTTGCATACAAACTTGGCCTCATTGATACCGACCTGTCTTTTGAGGAAGCGCGGGGACG